Below is a genomic region from Bacillota bacterium.
TCCACGAAAGGCGTCAAAACCCTCCTTTTTTGGCCGACCCTCGAGCGAATCGACAGAGGCTGACATTTTGCCCGCAAGGCCCTACGTGACGGGCTTTGTCCCGATCGGCCCCCCCGACGACCGCAACAAAAAAGACGACAAAAAAACGCGCTGCCATTTCCTGGCAGCGCGGGTGGAGTCTTTGGGGTCGTCGGGCCCAATCCCGGCCTACGCGAGCTCTCTTACCGTGGCCTTCAGGGAAGCCATGTGGGCGGCCATGGCGGACGCGGCGGCGCCGGGATCGCCGCCCCGGATGGCCCGCCGAATCTGGCGGTGCTCAGCCAAAGACTGCCTTGATCGGCCGGGCACCGACATGACCCCTTTCCGGTCGCTGATCAGATGGTTGATCGAGGTGT
It encodes:
- a CDS encoding FCD domain-containing protein, with the protein product TSINHLISDRKGVMSVPGRSRQSLAEHRQIRRAIRGGDPGAAASAMAAHMASLKATVRELA